The Ipomoea triloba cultivar NCNSP0323 chromosome 4, ASM357664v1 DNA segment GGACTCAACTTGAAATTCCTTCAATTATCTATCTTTTGCAGACATGAAGGAGGACTTTTCGCTTTCTTGCAGTCTAGGATTGTTCAACTGAAGCATAGAATAGTAACTTTATTTTCCTTATCTCGTAAACCACTCTCCAGTCAGAACTTAACCCACAAACGTCTTCAACCCGATCGTAAGTTTGCATGCAAAATCTTCTCATGGATGTGAATTCTCTTCCACCTTCTTTTATTAGTTTCATGATTAACATCTTCTGACAGATTGTTTTTATTTGCGGGGTTTCCCCCTTTTTAATGGGATATCATATATTTTCATTTGGCTGTATCAGATATTGTGAGTACAATGTTTGTTGGGAATTTTATCGGCATCATATGTGCTCGCTCCCTTCATTATCAGTTTTACTCTTGGTAAGTTCTGCAACGCATGTAATTTGTTTCAGTAATAGTGTTCGAATTCATTGATTTTGTGCCATATCCAAGTACCTTCATGTGATCCATCTTGGTAAATGAAACTTAGGGGACTATAGCGATTTTTATTAGTCAAGCCAAGATGCAAAAATACAATTGCAACCAACCGGCTCTTATACCCTTGGGCATCTCTTCAATCTTCCCCGATACCCAAAGAGAAATATCCCATCCAAACTGTAGCTTTCGAATGAATTAGAACTTCCATTGATGTTGCTCTTTTGTTCTGTTCTTCCAGGTACTTTTACAGCATACCATATCTATTGTGGAAAACACGATTCCCTACATTTGTCCGGTATTTTGCTTGATTCAATTACGAGTCCTCTTATTGTTTTCTGTTTGCTCGATTTAATGGTTCACACTTTTCTCCAGTCTATTGCTGTTCTTGGTAGTGGAGTTGTGCTGGAATGTCTACCCTTCCAACGAATATTCCTCTGTCTTCCTCCTCTCTGCGCATTTAGCCATTCTGGGAGGCCTATGGACTGCTTCACCAGAATATCCCTATGCAGATCTGACAAGCAATAAATCATCCACATCAAAGAAGAGCAGATGATCAAAATTTTGAACGGCTCAGATCACTTTCTGGATTAGCATTTCACATCCAACTTATCCCCATCCCCCTTGTGTGACATAGATGGCAGTAAAGCCAAAGACCAAATTTTCCATAATCTTCTAGTGCACAGTAGAGCGAAGTTCGACATTTGCCGTCCTGACAGTTTTGACATTATCATCTCTTTTAAAAGAGAAAGTtgtcgttttcaaaaaaaaaaaaaaaaaaaaaaaggaagagaaatttgtcacattttaaaatttactttatattttatgtagTGGAGTTTTATTTAAGTCTTTATTCTTGAGTAAAATTTACGAAAcattcatgattctttacaatgtAGTTTTATGAGTAAAGTCTACTTAAATCAGTTTAAATTGCTCTTAATTAATCTCTTCAAACTACGAAGATTCATAAGATATTTTTATTGTAACtactaaattgttttttttttaggatcgTAAGTTAATTGTTCGATTAACTTACATAGGAGTTACTTTTTTATGTTCTTtcctatattttattattttaaatttacatttctttatattttattattttgagttTCCATTACACCCCACAGCGTTACACGGGATATATAACTTAACTAATCATGACGCATTGACATAAATAAATGGAATCTTTTGAATACTTCAACCccccttcccccccccccccccccccaaatgaaaaactaaaaattaaaccaCCAATCAACCATGAACAAGGTCAAGATGTAGAAAAAATTTGCACAAATGACAACAAACCAATATgagataactttttttttttagattactGTGTCACATgttatataaaagtaaaagagCATGGTAGCATATCTGCATATGATATGAtacaactaaaaatgaaatgatagagatagaaaatagaaaattaactACTCCGGGCTCCGGCAACGATTAATGGCGCTGCAGCCGCGGGTGTAGGGGTTAGCTTGAGCGCCGGGCTGGCAGTTGTAGTAAGAGCTGCCGCGGCGAGAGCACAGCGTGTTGCCCTTCTGCAGCGCGTCGTAGCTAATGTAATTGCTGGTGGCTAAGATGCGCCGGTTGCTCTCCGTGTCCATTTCGAATTCTTCGCCGCTCGTCATGCACTCTGCTATGGAGCCTTTGCAGCCTTCCGCCGGCATCCATCCGGCCACGTCGAGGTCGCCGTCGGCGTCGACGGAGACGGTGAACAGAGATGCGATTAACAGACAAGAGATGAAGAGGAATGCGCAAGTCGAGGCGTTCGCCATTGCTGAGCTCTCTCTGTCTATAATGAGGAGTAGTAATTGGATCATACTCACATTGGCATAGAGTATTTAAATGGAAAAAGAGGGCGGAGTAGTAATGAGTAGTAGTAATTGCATATTGGCATAGAGCATTTAAATGGAAAAAGAGGGCGGAGTAGGggtaatttatatcgtggaccagggttcacaatgcattgtgtaccCCGTAAAAAggtgagttttgtgtattctagacaatcgtttattgtattttagacaatcattctgtgtattctaaacAACCGATctgtatatttatattagtaacacgggttgtgatgtgtttgtgcattcgaatgttaggaggatgagttctgtgtattttgtgttaatattctatgtatcctaacattcaaatgcacaaacacatcacaacatgtgttactaacatgaatacacagaatgattgcctagaatacacagaatgtgtcccctataatacacagaactcatctcctTACGGTGTGCCCTGGTCTACGGAATAATGATCCCGATGtagaagtttttaaaaattattaattattttgattttttgtttttcaataaattttatatagtacCTACCAAACATCATACTCACATTATATTGTTctgtattatttaatatattttttagaatatttttttgCAAGACCGGCTAACTTAGATTTCATCCATCATTCCATCAACCATCGACTATTGCCAGGAGCTAAAGAGAGAAGCAACTTAAAAGCTAAGCCCATATCTAGAGTTGTCAAAACAGTTCCAACTTGCTGAATTATTGAACCCATTTAATCCGTATTTTAGACATGTTGGGTTGGAAATTTTTCAATCTGATCTATTTTTGGATGAACCCAGGCGGGTCAGCCTGTATGGGCTGATTGGTCCGTTTTGATATCTCTACACATATCCTAGCGAGATACATGACATGTAGAGCCTAACATAGGCACATGCCCATTTGCTCTTTGTATCACTAAATTTcggtgttattttttttaatacgcGAGTTGATTAAGCATGTCAATATCATAACTATCTAACGTTGTTActgaaattatataattatcattatttttccCAACTAGTAATTTTGgacttgtaaaaaaaaagtcttCGTGTTGTCTCTGTCCACCATGATGCCATTCCACTGGCGCTACACAAATTCATGTTAAACTTGTACAATTTTACTTGATCCAATGTGACTTTCTTAtggttataaatttataatctcAAGATTTGATGACCATTTCATGATCTCACTGCCCATCTACCAGATTCACATTTGTTAATACACAAGTTGCTATTTCAATTTATGAGTTCAAAAAGTTATAACATTGCCCTGAAAAGAGTGATAGattaagtaaaatattatttatatgtcaAAAGATTACGAGTTTAATTCTTGTCAACACACTTTCAGTTGAGCTCGTCATACAAGATCTTCCAAGTGTAATTTACCACTCCTATGTAGGATTTACTTCATGCACATCACTTGGGTAGTAAGTAGTAATTGCGGGTTTTTCAAATCTctgtattgtattttattttttctgattAAATGTACAAAATAGGAGAGGTGATGTTTACGCTTTGAATAATTGTTCAACCACTGGCAATAGTTTAGTTGTCGTAATCTCACacccaattattattataaggtaTATTAGGGGACCTAATCAAACGGTGGATAGAACACTAGAGGATGTCAACCGTGTTTGGTTTGGGGGTTGATTAaaaaacttttttgtttttgtttaaagaTCTGAAATTCTGGCCTACCTGGTTCTCTGCATTGCCGCCGGAATGAACAAGCTCAAAATGTAGAAAAAATTTGCACAAATATATGagataacttttttatttttagattacTTTGTCACATGTTATACAAAAGTAAAAGAgcatatgatatgatatgatacaactaaaaatgaaatgatagagatagaaaatagaaaattaattaactactcCGGCAACGAGTAATGGCGCTGCAGCCGCGGGTGTAAGGGTTAGCTTGAGCGCCAGGCTGGCAGTTGTAGTAAGAGCTGCCGCGGCGGGAGCACGGCGTGTTGCCCCTCTGCAGCGCGCCGTAGCTAATGTAATTGCTGGTGGCTAAGATGCGCCGGTTGCTCTCCGTGTCCATTTCGAATTCCTCGCCGCTCGCCATGCACTCCGCGATGGAGCCTTGGCAGCCGCCGCCTTCCGCCGCTTTAGCCGGCATCCATCCGGCCACGTCGAGGTCGCCGCCGGCGTCGACGGAGACGGTGAACAGAGATGCGATTAACAGACAAGAGATGAAGAAAGAGGCGTTCGCCATTGCTgtgctctctctctctgtctatAAGACTTTGTAATGAGGAGTAGTAATGGCGGAGAGTATTTAAATGGAAAAAGAGGGCGGAGTaggagtttttaaaaattattaattattttgattttttttgaataaattttatatagtacCCACCAAACATCATACTCACattgtatttttctttattattatttaatatatcttcTAAAATATAGTATGCAAAAGTAAAAGTGCAAAACCGGCTTACTTAGACTTCGTCCATCAATCATCCTTTAACATAGCGctgatactaaattgaagcaTATATTCTATctaaactaaaagcctaagctgatagtttgATTGcgcatttatgtttatatattatatatgatcaACAGCCAGTTGATTAAACATGCCAATATTATaactatttaactttttttttataactatttAACTTAGTTACAGAAATgatataattatcattatttttccCAATTAGTAATTTTGGACTTATAAAAAAAAGTCTTCGTGTTGTCTCTGTCCACCATGATGCCATTCCACTGGCGCTACACAAATTCATGTTAAACTTGTAAAATTTTACTTGATCCAATGTGACTTTCTTATGGTTATAATCTCAAGATTTGATGACCATTTCATGATCTGATTGCCCATCTACCATATTCACATTTGTTAATACGCAAGTTGCTATTCCAATTTATGAGTTCAAAAAGTTATAACCTTGTCCTGAAAAGAGTGATCgaataagtaaaatattatttttatgaaaaaaggTCACGAGTTTAATTCTTGTCAACACATTTTCAGTTGAGCTCGTCATACAAGATCTTCCAAGTATAATTTACCACCCCTACGTAGGATTTACTTCATGCACATCACTTGAGTAGTGATGCGGGTTTTTCAAATatctgtattttattttattttttttctgattAAATGTACAAAATAGGAGGGGTCATGTTTACGCTTTGAATAATTGTTCAACCACTGGCAATAGTTTAGTTGTCATAATCTCACacccaattattattataaggtaTATTAGGGGACCTAATCAAACGGTGGATAGAACACTAGAGGATGTCAACCGTGTTTGGTTTGGGGGTTGATTAAAAAACTTTTAGCACAAACAAGACCGGTGTCTAGTGTCTACCCTTCCCCATTACACGGGTTTGACCAATCACCTGGTGGTGTTCGTCTCTTACTCGCAGAGTTGAGGTTAATGTTGTAATCTTTGTTGTTTGCGTTGTCTTCTTTTCCTCTTGTATCTGAAACAATTGGAAGAACCAACTCCAATTCaacttttgttattataaattaacCAATTACACCACTTATAGTTCATCTTAAGGATCTATAGAATAGTTTGCAACCCTTATAGTTCATCTAAAGGATCTATAGAATAATTTGATTCGACTTTTCGAAGAGCGATTAAAGGGAGGAGAGTGCTCAAACCATTCTACCAAACACATGTTATATAATCGAGCGAGTTACTCATAAAATTACCACCTACCAATTTGTATATGCACTTCGTTCTAAATTTGACTCTTCAGAAGATGAGCTTATTAGTCTTATTGATTTAAACTGGTCAATTATAAACAACCTAAACTAGTTTACCTCATAATTCTTTACCGGTTAGAGTTACAAGGCACGTTTCACGCAGAAGGTACATTCAAGTAGCACCTATGGACTTTTCCGTAAATTAAACTTACTCATGAGACCCATATTCTAAAAGTTTACCACTTCAATGGCTTCGTCATTGTGCTCAAGGACTTAGACCTCTTCAAAACCTACCAGTGAAAACGAAACTCCACCGACTATGAGAACAACATGCATATTCTAAGCCCCAGAagatataataatttttgtccCTTCAACTTTCAAGATGATATTGATTTTCTAAGATGAGAGAGATCATAAACTCAGCTTTCATCCAAACCATCCATATCCACATAGAATCTTATGTTCCCCAACTGACATGAACAAAGATTCAACAATCACCATAATGTCAGGGTTGGGTTTCTAGAAAAGCCTTTTTGGTTCTCTGCATTGCCGCCGGGATGGAAAATGACAATGACAGAGAAACTGAACAAAGTAGGTGGACAGACAACAATAGTTCCATGCTGATATTACCATCTTGCTTCCTAGTATGTTTAACCAGTGTCGTCAATTTACAACAATGAGCATTTGTAAAGAACAGAGAACAATACTGCAAGAACTCAACAGGCATCTAGGCATACGGTTTAGTGTAAAGTCTGGCACGAAAAGCCTTTCTTGCGTCGGGGCATgttgaagaaaaataagaaagcACTGCGAATCTCACCTCCAAAAGTGTGCTGCAAATTGGTGAGTCTAATGTGCTTCTATGGTTCACTCAGTTAACTAACAAAGCGATTATTGTTTATCTTTCTAGTTTGCTTAACAGCGCTTCCATTTCAGGTAGCTCCTTAACAATCTGTGCCCAGTCAGGCATTCCCTGAAAAATAAAGGGTCAAACTTTAAATTCCACATTGAATTGAAAAAGAGTATGAAAATCAGGCTGCTTGCAAACGAGATAAGGGAACATCCCCCAATGTATCGTTAGAATGAATCAATAGTGCAGTGAAGTTCAATAATCTGCAATGCCCTACAGTCCCGAACAGCCAAAATAGAaagcatatacatacatacacaagtCAATGCTGGCATCCCCAAAGTCATTGGTCTTACTGGATTAAAGACGAGAAATTGTATAAAATTAGTCCATCAAAACCACTAACCTTCCCAGATCTTCGAACACGGCCATCTAGACGGAGAATAATATAGACATCTTCACCAGGAGTAACACCTTCAGACTTCTGCTGATCTCTAATCCACCTGAGCAAATTGAATACGAGCCAAAAACAACACAGAAAGACAACTTCAAGTTAATAAgattaatgaataaataaatagcaCTTGTTAGCAGGTATTTGAGGGCTCAATGACAAATAGTCATAGCAATAGGACGATTGCTTACCGTTCCCACTCAACTGGTGACACCGCCTCTGCCTTGAAACGAATCTCTGCTTTTAATTTTGATTGTGCAATTACCGACTCAGTTCGCTTCTCAAAATCTTCCTACCATAGCACCACAAAACATAAAATTGCATAAACAATTTTTCTCATGCATGCTTGCAGCCTTGCAGCAAGGAATAATTCTATACTTGAAAGTTCTATGCATTTTGTCACTAGCATGAAAGTATGACCTGAATAACCAGCACATGCACCATGGTGTGCTTCAACTTTCACAGATGACAGATCAGTAAGTATATGACAGAAGTTTCAATCTTACCCCAATAGAAGGTAGAGAAGAAGCTGCCTTTCGGGAAACACCAAAGCCTTTTTTCTGTGTCTGAGGTTCTCGTCCTTCACCCCAAATAACCGGGACTAAAAGGACTCCTCGCCTAAGTAGCTCAGTGCGGAACCtctcagcatttttcatggccAGAGTGACTGTCTCTTTCTTCCCAGCCAAAATAACCTATTGCAGGAGATTAAAACCCGTATGAGTTGCATTTTCTGGAAGTGCTGAGAGGAAGAGAGATAGAAGAAGTAGATGCACTTAGAGAAATCATTAAAACTGACTCAATGTGAAGGCACAAAGAGGAGAAAACAATACTTCATAGAAATTAGGAAAAGAAGTtaagtataacatttttttttaaaagtatgatggcatatttttcttttctcatcAAATTTTCCTTGCTTTATCAGCCTCCTTACTAGGAGATCAtagaagttttaaaaaaaaaaataaataaaaaataaaaaaaaaaatctgatgcCCTAACTCCtaaacaagaataagaaatcTACATTTTCGCTTGATCAAAGCAGCAGCCAATATTAAAGCTTCAAAAACAACGGCCATGCTTCAAACCATTGATGGAAAATTGAGGCATGGCGTTTGTTGGTCTTGCACTACATTATGAGCATTGAAGCTGAAAATATGAAGAGCAAGTGATAttcatgtcactaacaggtctCACGGTGTCGCGTAATTGGACAAGTTCAACAATCCTATTAGTTGAAAGGCGTAAAGGAAGCCTTGATAGGGTTTCATCCCGTGTTATTTGTGCAATCTGTTCCTCCTCTTTCTTGTTGTCCCACAAAAACAGAGCCACGATAACAACAATACCTGCAGATTGCTGGTTCAAAAACTTAATCATTTTGGGGAAACAAGATTTTTCCATCCAAGTATAAGTGCTTTCAATATATAAAGCAATACCTAAACAAATTTGAACTGGAAGTGTTTACTACTCACCGACAATATTGATTGCAGCATTTCCTGCCGTCTCCCAGATATCAGGAGCACCATCTCCACCTTGAATTGCACGGATTAGCCTTGGTATAGTGAAAAATGTAGATATTCCTGCAGCTGCAACAAATGCCACATA contains these protein-coding regions:
- the LOC116017796 gene encoding rapid alkalinization factor-like; the encoded protein is MIQLLLLIIDRESSAMANASTCAFLFISCLLIASLFTVSVDADGDLDVAGWMPAEGCKGSIAECMTSGEEFEMDTESNRRILATSNYISYDALQKGNTLCSRRGSSYYNCQPGAQANPYTRGCSAINRCRSPE
- the LOC116017418 gene encoding rapid alkalinization factor-like translates to MANASFFISCLLIASLFTVSVDAGGDLDVAGWMPAKAAEGGGCQGSIAECMASGEEFEMDTESNRRILATSNYISYGALQRGNTPCSRRGSSYYNCQPGAQANPYTRGCSAITRCRSS
- the LOC116016272 gene encoding protein LOW PSII ACCUMULATION 1, chloroplastic, giving the protein MAAALHHHHFRHFSFVSPLSRKALTVRRPKAWLLTSPGKSGLFQVSCSSPSTSPPPSPSSPEVSASAATAESCVNLGLSLFSKGRVKDALEQFDKALTLEPNPIEAQAALYNKACCHAYRAEGKKAADCLRLALREYNLKFGTILNDPDLASFRASPEFKELQEEAKLGGEDIGYSFRRDLKLISEVQAPFRGVRRFFYVAFVAAAGISTFFTIPRLIRAIQGGDGAPDIWETAGNAAINIVGIVVIVALFLWDNKKEEEQIAQITRDETLSRLPLRLSTNRIVELVQLRDTVRPVILAGKKETVTLAMKNAERFRTELLRRGVLLVPVIWGEGREPQTQKKGFGVSRKAASSLPSIGEDFEKRTESVIAQSKLKAEIRFKAEAVSPVEWERWIRDQQKSEGVTPGEDVYIILRLDGRVRRSGKGMPDWAQIVKELPEMEALLSKLER